In [Clostridium] cellulosi, one genomic interval encodes:
- a CDS encoding class I and II aminotransferase (High confidence in function and specificity) — MNDFICNKLKRLTPYEPGINDCAIHLDANESCMELTDEMKRKIGEKMLDLHFNRYPDPLATEVCELFGARYNVPARFITAGNGSDELISLLFGVFVEQGEKVLITEPDFSMYKIYCSTYECKPVILNKNDDFSFSPDEMIELANKEKVRLIIFSNPCNPTGQGISRDDVLKIVENSHCLVVVDEAYMDFWDQSVIDCAPAAKNLIVLRTCSKIGFAAGRLGFAIANSELTDYFRSAKSPYNVNSLTQAAASVFLGEKDYLPGAIDAIKRSRDRLYKALKKLQERYNDKMHVYETHTNFVLVRFNDSKDVCEKLKAFGISVRLISGCLRITAGTEAENRTLIGTLEKILEHN; from the coding sequence ATGAACGACTTTATTTGCAATAAGTTAAAACGGCTGACGCCTTATGAACCGGGAATAAACGATTGCGCGATACACCTTGACGCAAATGAAAGCTGTATGGAACTCACCGATGAAATGAAAAGAAAAATCGGTGAGAAAATGCTTGATCTGCATTTTAACAGGTATCCTGACCCTCTTGCAACGGAAGTTTGTGAGCTATTCGGTGCAAGGTATAATGTGCCGGCGAGGTTTATTACTGCGGGCAACGGTTCAGATGAGCTGATAAGCCTGCTTTTCGGAGTGTTTGTCGAACAAGGGGAGAAGGTGCTCATAACTGAGCCTGACTTTTCAATGTATAAGATTTATTGCTCGACTTACGAATGCAAACCGGTGATTTTGAACAAGAACGACGACTTTTCTTTTAGCCCTGATGAGATGATTGAACTTGCGAACAAAGAAAAAGTAAGGCTCATAATCTTCTCGAATCCGTGCAATCCAACAGGGCAGGGCATATCCCGCGACGATGTTCTGAAAATCGTTGAAAATTCTCATTGCCTTGTAGTAGTAGATGAAGCATACATGGACTTCTGGGATCAGTCTGTAATTGATTGCGCACCTGCTGCTAAGAATCTTATTGTTTTAAGAACGTGCTCAAAAATCGGTTTTGCGGCAGGAAGGCTTGGATTTGCAATAGCAAATTCCGAGCTTACAGATTATTTCCGCTCGGCGAAATCGCCTTATAATGTAAACTCTCTCACGCAGGCGGCAGCAAGTGTTTTTCTCGGTGAAAAAGATTATCTTCCGGGAGCAATAGATGCCATAAAACGGTCCCGTGACAGGCTGTATAAAGCATTAAAGAAGCTGCAGGAACGTTATAATGATAAAATGCATGTTTATGAAACGCACACGAATTTCGTCCTTGTAAGGTTCAACGACAGCAAGGATGTGTGCGAAAAATTAAAGGCGTTTGGCATTTCGGTAAGACTGATTTCAGGATGTCTGCGAATCACAGCAGGAACAGAGGCGGAAAACCGTACACTTATCGGCACACTTGAAAAAATATTGGAACACAATTGA
- the hisB gene encoding Imidazoleglycerol-phosphate dehydratase (High confidence in function and specificity) yields the protein MRTAKISRKTKETDISAILSLDGGECEISTGIGFFDHMLTAFAVHGGFGLKLKVKGDLEVDGHHTVEDTGIVLGQAFSKALGDKSGIARYGSFYVPMDEALALCVVDVSGRPYLVFDDVFDGQMIGGLDSSLIVEFLRAFAFNAGITLHINVMYGKNAHHMAEAVFKSLGHALKAACAITGSDVLSTKGVL from the coding sequence ATGAGAACAGCTAAGATTTCCCGTAAGACAAAAGAAACGGATATCAGTGCAATCCTTTCACTTGACGGCGGGGAATGCGAGATATCAACGGGAATCGGTTTTTTTGACCACATGCTGACTGCATTCGCTGTCCACGGGGGATTTGGACTTAAGTTGAAAGTTAAAGGTGACCTTGAGGTAGACGGACACCATACTGTTGAGGATACCGGTATTGTGCTTGGACAGGCCTTTTCAAAAGCCCTCGGTGACAAATCCGGTATCGCGCGTTACGGCAGCTTTTATGTACCTATGGATGAAGCGCTCGCTTTATGCGTTGTTGATGTCAGTGGCCGACCTTATCTTGTATTTGATGATGTTTTTGATGGCCAAATGATAGGTGGATTGGATTCAAGCCTTATAGTTGAGTTTTTGCGTGCATTCGCCTTTAACGCTGGCATAACGCTCCATATAAACGTCATGTACGGTAAAAACGCTCACCACATGGCTGAAGCGGTGTTTAAGTCCCTCGGACATGCGCTCAAAGCAGCCTGTGCAATAACCGGTTCGGATGTACTCTCTACAAAAGGTGTGCTGTAA
- the hisH gene encoding Imidazole glycerol phosphate synthase subunit HisH (High confidence in function and specificity), translated as MIAVIDCNVGNLFSVKNALDYIGEESVITNDVDEIEKADGLILPGVGAFPNAMREVQKLNLQDVIKEQAEHKPLLGICLGMQMLFDKGFEFEECNGLGLIPGEIRMLPDKGLKIPHMGWNALQYKNPSPLLDGIPEGSYFYFVHSYMAYTDDKYISAYAEYGDEITTIVWDGKYVFGSQCHPEKSGEIGLMLLKNFGRLLK; from the coding sequence ATGATTGCTGTGATCGACTGTAATGTCGGGAATTTATTCAGTGTAAAAAACGCGCTTGATTATATCGGCGAAGAGAGTGTTATAACTAACGACGTCGATGAAATCGAAAAAGCTGACGGCTTGATTCTTCCCGGAGTTGGCGCTTTTCCTAATGCAATGCGCGAGGTTCAAAAGCTGAATCTTCAAGATGTGATTAAAGAGCAGGCAGAGCATAAACCTTTGCTTGGGATATGTTTAGGCATGCAAATGCTTTTTGACAAAGGTTTTGAATTTGAAGAATGTAACGGTCTTGGGCTAATACCCGGAGAAATCAGAATGCTGCCGGATAAAGGCCTGAAAATTCCACACATGGGCTGGAATGCGCTTCAGTACAAAAATCCTTCGCCGCTGCTTGACGGAATACCAGAGGGCAGTTACTTTTATTTCGTCCACTCATATATGGCATATACGGACGACAAATATATTTCCGCATATGCCGAATATGGGGACGAAATCACGACCATTGTCTGGGACGGCAAATATGTGTTCGGGTCACAGTGCCATCCGGAAAAAAGCGGTGAAATCGGGCTTATGCTGCTCAAAAACTTCGGGAGGCTCCTCAAATGA
- the hisA gene encoding 1-(5-phosphoribosyl)-5-[(5-phosphoribosylamino)methylideneamino] imidazole-4-carboxamide isomerase (High confidence in function and specificity), whose product MIILPAIDIKDGNCVRLKKGDFGTVHKVSENPFETAKSFKAAGAEWMHMVDLDGAKTGQRPNRELILKLIKESGLNVEIGGGIRDMDCVRDYLENGAARVILGSAALENKEFVKQAVAEYGDRIAVGIDAKDRKVATKGWLNTSNVDFIDFAKEIEQLNVKYIIFTDISCDGMLTGPNFALLKELQNAVSCNIIASGGIRDIDNISELCKMGVYGAICGKSIYSGTLDLKEAVKIGGLQK is encoded by the coding sequence ATGATTATTCTTCCGGCAATTGATATAAAAGACGGCAATTGTGTGAGACTTAAAAAAGGCGATTTTGGAACAGTCCATAAGGTATCGGAAAATCCATTTGAAACGGCAAAAAGCTTTAAGGCTGCCGGAGCTGAGTGGATGCATATGGTTGACCTAGACGGTGCTAAAACTGGACAACGCCCCAACCGCGAACTTATACTGAAGCTTATAAAAGAGAGTGGGCTCAATGTTGAAATAGGCGGCGGAATTCGCGATATGGACTGTGTCAGAGACTATCTTGAAAATGGCGCTGCAAGGGTAATCTTGGGTTCAGCAGCTCTCGAAAACAAGGAATTTGTTAAACAAGCTGTCGCTGAATACGGCGATAGAATAGCTGTCGGCATTGATGCAAAAGACAGAAAGGTTGCAACTAAGGGCTGGCTTAATACGTCCAATGTAGATTTCATTGATTTTGCAAAAGAAATCGAACAGCTTAATGTAAAGTACATTATCTTTACAGATATAAGCTGCGACGGAATGCTGACAGGCCCGAACTTTGCTTTGCTGAAAGAACTGCAAAATGCCGTATCGTGCAACATAATTGCAAGCGGCGGAATACGAGATATAGATAATATCTCTGAGCTATGCAAAATGGGCGTTTACGGCGCAATTTGCGGAAAATCCATCTACAGCGGAACCCTTGACCTAAAAGAAGCAGTAAAGATTGGGGGCCTGCAGAAATGA
- the hisF gene encoding Imidazole glycerol phosphate synthase subunit HisF (High confidence in function and specificity), producing the protein MNKLAKRIIPCLDVDRGRVVKGINFIDIKDVGDPVECASLYDKQGADEIVFLDITATHEGRGTMVDVVARTAKKVFVPLTVGGGIRTIDDFREILRAGADKVSVNSAAVRDKTLVARAADKFGSQCVVVAIDARRRKDGGFTVVINGGRIDTGLDAIEWAKEVERLGCGEILLTSMDADGTKNGYDIELTDAVCKNVNIPVIASGGCGKLEHFSEVFQKTGADAALAASLFHYRELTIGEVKRHLHENNIPVRLK; encoded by the coding sequence ATGAATAAACTCGCAAAACGTATCATTCCATGCCTTGATGTTGACCGCGGAAGAGTTGTAAAGGGAATTAACTTTATAGATATAAAAGACGTTGGCGACCCAGTCGAATGTGCTTCTCTTTATGATAAACAAGGTGCCGATGAAATCGTGTTTCTCGATATAACGGCTACGCATGAGGGCCGCGGTACAATGGTAGACGTTGTTGCACGGACCGCGAAAAAAGTCTTTGTACCTTTAACTGTCGGCGGCGGAATACGGACAATTGATGATTTTAGGGAGATACTTCGGGCCGGAGCAGACAAGGTTTCAGTTAATTCCGCTGCTGTGCGCGACAAAACTCTAGTCGCAAGGGCGGCTGATAAATTCGGAAGCCAGTGCGTTGTTGTAGCGATAGATGCGCGCAGAAGAAAGGACGGAGGTTTCACAGTTGTCATAAACGGCGGCAGAATAGATACAGGCCTTGATGCTATAGAATGGGCAAAAGAAGTTGAACGGCTTGGGTGCGGCGAAATCCTTTTGACATCAATGGACGCAGACGGTACAAAAAATGGTTATGATATCGAATTGACTGACGCCGTTTGCAAGAATGTCAATATACCCGTTATTGCATCAGGTGGATGTGGAAAGCTGGAGCACTTCTCCGAGGTATTCCAAAAAACTGGAGCAGACGCAGCCCTTGCCGCCTCTCTGTTCCATTATCGTGAATTGACTATCGGCGAGGTTAAAAGGCATTTACATGAAAATAACATTCCTGTCCGATTGAAGTAA
- a CDS encoding phosphoribosyl-ATP diphosphatase (High confidence in function and specificity) encodes MNDVINDLYEIVMSRKSQHIENSYTCYLFEKGLDKILKKVGEEASEVIIAAKNGKNEDTVNEMGDLLYHLLVLMAEQGIKPEDLYAVLEERRKKTGNLKVPHQVDKNS; translated from the coding sequence ATGAACGATGTAATTAACGATTTATATGAAATTGTAATGAGCCGAAAGTCTCAGCATATTGAGAATTCATACACCTGCTATCTATTTGAAAAGGGATTAGATAAAATACTTAAAAAAGTTGGTGAAGAGGCTTCGGAAGTTATCATTGCGGCAAAGAACGGAAAAAACGAGGATACCGTTAATGAAATGGGCGATCTATTATACCATCTGCTTGTTCTGATGGCAGAGCAGGGGATAAAACCTGAGGATCTGTATGCTGTCTTAGAAGAACGCCGCAAAAAGACCGGCAATCTTAAGGTTCCGCATCAAGTAGATAAGAACAGCTAA
- a CDS encoding stage III sporulation protein AA (High confidence in function and specificity) produces MEEKIAAARFDDAVQNLGKLTRCLNLSISTKARVQEIRLRIDKPVVLSLPEGPLFITKFGTPAVLPREGLLCASRDSIDEAFRLICECSVHSHQREIKNGFVTIRGGHRAGICGTAVTEGRTITNIRDISSINLRIARDIKGAADGVVKAIVSHGSVCGTLIFGPPGCGKTTVLRDLARRLSLGSLFGKIHRVAVVDERGEIAATYHGKPQNDLGPCCDVLDGYPKGEGIMQAVRSLSPDVVICDEIGGEEDEKAVELSLNAGVAVIASAHAGSAAELLTRPQTARLLNSGAFKLAIKLAGKENPGKVEHVYTLESLQQFRMNYNNARIGKDIRSA; encoded by the coding sequence ATGGAAGAAAAGATAGCAGCAGCGAGATTCGATGATGCCGTCCAAAACCTCGGGAAATTGACAAGATGCCTTAATCTTTCGATAAGCACAAAAGCTCGAGTTCAGGAAATTCGATTGAGAATAGACAAGCCGGTAGTTCTTTCTTTGCCGGAAGGTCCGTTGTTCATAACAAAATTCGGAACGCCCGCAGTACTGCCGCGGGAAGGCCTGCTTTGCGCTTCACGGGACAGTATAGATGAGGCTTTTCGGCTTATATGTGAGTGTTCAGTACATTCCCATCAGCGTGAAATTAAAAATGGATTTGTCACGATAAGGGGCGGACACCGCGCGGGTATTTGCGGCACAGCGGTAACAGAAGGGCGTACTATAACGAATATACGCGATATTTCCTCCATCAACCTTCGCATAGCGCGGGATATTAAGGGAGCCGCCGATGGCGTTGTCAAAGCCATAGTCTCTCATGGAAGTGTTTGCGGGACTTTAATATTCGGACCTCCCGGCTGCGGCAAAACAACTGTCTTGAGAGACCTGGCGCGGCGGCTTTCGTTAGGCAGTTTATTTGGCAAAATACACCGCGTAGCTGTTGTTGACGAGCGCGGTGAGATTGCAGCTACATACCACGGCAAACCTCAAAACGACCTCGGCCCTTGTTGTGACGTCCTTGACGGATATCCAAAAGGGGAAGGCATTATGCAGGCCGTCAGGAGCCTTTCGCCTGATGTTGTCATATGCGATGAAATAGGCGGGGAAGAAGATGAGAAAGCAGTAGAGCTAAGTCTAAACGCCGGCGTAGCAGTTATTGCGAGTGCGCATGCGGGGAGTGCTGCGGAACTATTGACAAGGCCGCAAACCGCACGGTTACTTAATAGCGGGGCGTTTAAACTTGCTATTAAGCTTGCCGGAAAAGAAAATCCAGGCAAAGTAGAGCACGTTTATACGCTTGAGTCATTACAGCAATTCCGAATGAATTATAACAACGCTAGAATAGGAAAAGACATTCGAAGCGCATAG
- a CDS encoding hypothetical protein (Family membership), producing the protein MTLKYAGIAVFIFTCTAAGFMKSLSLSRRVKELETFISALSFIATEIRYFASPTPVIISKIKSKEEYAGLHVFEICEKNLLTTHDFKKSWTSALDASKQYLSLDAGDIETLKCFGNTFGTTDIEGELANCEHYINSMKVRLESARIDKTKRGRMYSSLGLLTGVLIAAVLI; encoded by the coding sequence ATGACGCTGAAATATGCAGGAATAGCTGTATTTATTTTTACCTGCACAGCAGCCGGTTTTATGAAATCACTATCGCTTTCCCGACGTGTTAAAGAACTCGAAACCTTTATAAGCGCCCTTTCTTTCATTGCAACTGAAATCCGGTATTTTGCTTCGCCCACTCCGGTTATTATCTCAAAAATAAAATCGAAAGAAGAATATGCGGGGCTACATGTCTTTGAAATCTGCGAAAAAAATCTTTTGACTACCCATGATTTCAAAAAATCTTGGACAAGTGCATTGGATGCTTCAAAACAATATCTTTCACTTGACGCCGGAGACATTGAAACTTTGAAATGTTTTGGGAACACTTTCGGAACTACAGATATTGAAGGGGAACTCGCAAACTGCGAGCACTACATAAACAGCATGAAGGTAAGACTTGAGTCCGCAAGGATTGATAAAACAAAACGCGGACGGATGTATTCCTCACTTGGTTTGCTCACGGGAGTTTTAATAGCGGCTGTTCTAATTTAG
- a CDS encoding putative membrane protein (Hypothetical protein), protein MGIDLVFKIAAVGIIVAVLDQVLHRSGRDDIAMITSLAGLVIVLFMIVEQISRLFNTIKSTFGL, encoded by the coding sequence ATGGGTATCGATCTTGTTTTTAAAATTGCTGCAGTCGGCATAATTGTCGCGGTTCTGGACCAGGTATTGCACCGCTCTGGACGGGATGATATTGCAATGATAACTTCACTCGCCGGACTTGTTATAGTTCTATTCATGATTGTAGAGCAGATAAGCCGTTTGTTTAATACGATTAAATCTACATTCGGACTGTGA
- a CDS encoding hypothetical protein (Family membership): MNIFSIVGIAIAAAAIAVLLKRYNNVYSLLIGLAAGLLIFFMILNQIQPIFDEINKLMNGTKTDPKYVSILFKCLGVCFVSQIASDACRDAGETAIASKVELAGKFTVLLIALPLFGEIADLALKLMSK; this comes from the coding sequence ATGAATATCTTCAGCATTGTAGGAATTGCAATAGCGGCCGCAGCCATAGCGGTCTTATTAAAGAGATACAACAATGTATATTCACTTCTAATCGGATTAGCCGCAGGGCTGCTCATATTCTTTATGATTTTAAACCAAATACAACCGATATTCGATGAAATAAACAAGCTGATGAACGGAACTAAAACAGATCCAAAATATGTATCGATACTTTTCAAATGCCTCGGGGTATGCTTTGTCTCGCAAATAGCATCTGATGCCTGCCGAGATGCCGGAGAAACAGCTATAGCGTCAAAAGTCGAACTTGCGGGGAAATTTACTGTATTGCTTATTGCCCTGCCTTTATTCGGCGAGATTGCGGATCTTGCATTAAAGCTTATGTCCAAATAA
- a CDS encoding Sporulation stage III protein AE (High confidence in function and specificity), which translates to MKKTGILIITFIIFNILFCQTVSAKSNNETPSSVESIISEQQEKSRAGELSEKVPDSAENSLKKAGIKSGDKDTLARFTPANIFGALIDAVKSAAKSPLKAIAAVTGILLACALLATLKNSFAESSMHNVFNVVTALCVASVILVPITQCISFCATVIKQSSTFMLAFIPVYTALAAASGHPASAIATQSLLLGSSEILSQIVSTTFVPMADIYLAFCVIAAVSPQINITGIAEFIKSAVSWALGLCLTIYTGILTVQGAIASATDNVTIKAAKFVVDGSIPVIGGAISDAMNTVISCAGLLKTSVGAYAIVVLILAFLPPVLECVMWLLATDISLAVANILNISNMNGMLKAIKEALKLIIALVIASALTFVISVSVMLLLGK; encoded by the coding sequence ATGAAAAAAACAGGAATATTAATTATCACATTTATAATTTTCAATATTTTGTTTTGCCAGACTGTATCGGCAAAGAGTAATAATGAAACTCCATCTTCAGTTGAAAGCATAATTAGCGAACAGCAGGAAAAAAGCAGAGCGGGGGAGCTTTCTGAAAAAGTCCCTGACAGCGCTGAAAACAGTCTGAAGAAAGCCGGGATAAAAAGCGGTGATAAAGATACATTAGCGCGTTTTACCCCGGCTAACATTTTCGGAGCTTTGATAGATGCTGTTAAATCAGCGGCTAAATCCCCATTAAAAGCCATAGCTGCAGTCACTGGGATACTTCTTGCCTGTGCACTCTTGGCGACATTGAAAAATTCATTTGCTGAAAGTTCCATGCATAATGTTTTTAATGTTGTAACCGCCCTTTGTGTTGCCTCAGTGATATTAGTCCCCATCACGCAATGCATTTCTTTCTGCGCTACAGTTATAAAACAATCGTCAACTTTTATGCTTGCATTTATTCCAGTATATACTGCGCTTGCGGCAGCATCCGGACATCCTGCGTCCGCGATAGCTACCCAAAGTCTTTTGCTCGGCAGTTCCGAAATCTTATCACAAATTGTTTCGACGACCTTTGTGCCTATGGCCGACATATATCTGGCGTTTTGCGTTATCGCCGCTGTCTCGCCGCAAATAAACATAACAGGTATTGCGGAATTCATAAAAAGTGCAGTTTCGTGGGCGCTCGGGTTGTGCCTTACTATATATACGGGGATACTTACGGTTCAGGGGGCTATTGCTTCTGCTACCGACAACGTGACAATAAAAGCGGCAAAATTTGTTGTTGACGGTTCGATTCCAGTTATAGGCGGTGCAATTTCTGATGCAATGAATACAGTAATTAGCTGTGCCGGGCTTCTAAAAACTTCAGTTGGAGCATATGCAATAGTAGTATTAATTTTAGCATTTTTGCCGCCGGTCCTCGAGTGCGTAATGTGGCTGCTTGCAACTGATATTTCACTTGCTGTAGCTAATATTCTGAATATCAGTAATATGAACGGTATGCTAAAAGCTATAAAAGAAGCACTGAAGCTGATAATAGCGCTTGTAATTGCAAGCGCATTGACATTTGTTATTTCGGTTTCAGTCATGCTTCTTTTGGGGAAGTGA
- a CDS encoding hypothetical protein (Family membership), with protein MDALKSWGITICMAALAAGIAGIISPNGKMEKVFKFALSLFILCCLLIPLFNINNIKLENIQFKTTSFQINSELTKTMETEQKMMAEKNIAQLIFDCCKSCGVTPISIKVSLKKNSDNAYAVNSAEVSVNSSDMIKKEKLKETVMKRLGVDIKIKEGGK; from the coding sequence ATGGACGCTTTGAAATCATGGGGTATCACTATTTGTATGGCAGCACTGGCTGCCGGCATAGCGGGAATTATATCACCAAACGGCAAAATGGAGAAAGTTTTTAAATTTGCCTTATCGCTTTTTATCTTATGCTGTTTGCTGATCCCGTTATTTAATATTAATAATATAAAACTTGAAAATATACAGTTTAAGACGACAAGTTTTCAGATTAATTCAGAACTGACAAAAACAATGGAAACTGAACAAAAAATGATGGCGGAAAAAAATATCGCGCAGCTAATCTTTGACTGCTGCAAAAGTTGCGGCGTAACACCTATCTCAATAAAAGTATCACTAAAGAAAAACAGTGATAATGCCTATGCCGTAAATTCAGCAGAAGTCAGCGTTAATTCCAGCGATATGATCAAAAAAGAAAAATTAAAGGAAACAGTAATGAAAAGGCTGGGTGTAGACATAAAAATTAAGGAAGGTGGGAAGTGA
- a CDS encoding hypothetical protein (Family membership): MSSGIFSVKNLGKFSNKKISIAIVVLGIIGIVLILLSDLIHFSPNDTKTVSNPQDLSSEFEIKTAERLENIISHINGVGRVKVMVTVESGVENVYEKDNKETKDQQNESGSNTQIQHSSESSHVIIDGDNGAQQALLTKQLQPKILGVVVVCDGGANPEVKEAVINTVSTALGITTNQICVNEMQPNSH; encoded by the coding sequence ATGTCCTCAGGAATTTTCAGTGTTAAAAATCTTGGAAAGTTTTCAAATAAAAAAATCTCAATTGCCATCGTCGTTCTTGGCATTATAGGGATAGTACTCATATTGCTTTCCGATTTGATTCACTTTTCACCAAACGATACTAAAACAGTTTCAAACCCACAAGACTTATCAAGTGAGTTTGAAATTAAAACCGCAGAGAGATTAGAGAACATTATCAGTCACATTAACGGCGTTGGGAGAGTGAAGGTGATGGTAACGGTAGAAAGTGGGGTGGAAAATGTCTACGAAAAGGACAACAAGGAAACAAAAGATCAACAAAACGAATCTGGCAGCAACACACAAATACAACACAGCAGTGAGTCAAGCCATGTCATCATAGACGGTGATAACGGCGCTCAGCAAGCGCTTCTTACAAAACAACTGCAGCCTAAAATATTAGGCGTTGTTGTCGTTTGTGACGGCGGTGCTAACCCTGAAGTAAAGGAAGCCGTTATAAACACTGTTTCCACAGCCCTTGGAATTACAACAAACCAAATCTGTGTCAATGAAATGCAGCCTAATTCTCATTAA
- a CDS encoding hypothetical protein (Family membership), with protein sequence MSMIINRRHIILAALVVALGLAIFLNYKFSQPNSVATETTASKGNLGDTTYVSNQKVSGTKSDFFASARLTRSQNRDQAEQVLKSVTSNSSATSEERKKANETINQIAKDINIEGQIETLIKAKGFPECVCLINDGTASVVVKPKTSTTLSANDTAQILDIVISQTKFSKNNIKIIPQN encoded by the coding sequence ATGAGTATGATAATCAACAGAAGGCATATAATTTTAGCAGCACTTGTCGTGGCGCTTGGACTTGCCATCTTTTTGAATTATAAGTTTTCTCAGCCTAATTCAGTTGCAACTGAAACTACTGCGTCAAAAGGAAACCTTGGAGACACAACTTATGTATCAAACCAAAAGGTTAGCGGGACAAAATCGGACTTTTTTGCTTCAGCAAGGCTCACCAGGTCCCAAAACCGTGATCAGGCTGAACAGGTGCTTAAGAGCGTCACATCCAATTCGTCAGCAACAAGTGAGGAACGCAAAAAAGCTAATGAAACAATTAATCAAATTGCCAAGGATATTAACATTGAGGGGCAGATAGAGACACTCATTAAAGCAAAAGGATTCCCAGAATGCGTTTGCCTTATTAACGACGGAACAGCGTCTGTTGTTGTCAAACCCAAAACATCCACGACTCTTTCAGCAAATGATACTGCACAGATATTAGACATAGTCATTTCACAAACTAAATTTTCAAAAAATAATATAAAAATAATTCCGCAAAACTAG
- a CDS encoding NusB antitermination factor (High confidence in function and specificity), with protein sequence MTRREAREQALSLIFEHMFNDEPIQEILSLAKDSRDLEPDSFALQLVQGVYDNIDDIDREIEKYSIGWSKKRLSRVVLSILRMAIYEINYIEGIPSSVTINEAVELAKKYGGDGDSAFINGLLGALVRSTPDKDNKESSPKVK encoded by the coding sequence ATGACCAGAAGAGAAGCCAGAGAACAAGCGCTATCGCTTATTTTCGAGCACATGTTTAACGATGAGCCAATTCAGGAAATACTGTCACTTGCCAAGGACTCAAGGGATCTTGAACCAGATAGTTTTGCATTGCAACTTGTTCAAGGCGTTTACGATAATATAGATGATATCGACAGAGAAATAGAAAAGTATTCTATCGGCTGGAGCAAAAAACGTCTTTCACGCGTGGTTTTATCTATACTCCGTATGGCGATTTACGAAATAAATTATATAGAGGGCATCCCCAGCAGCGTTACGATTAACGAAGCGGTTGAGCTTGCGAAAAAGTATGGCGGTGATGGCGACAGTGCGTTTATAAACGGGCTTCTCGGTGCTTTAGTCAGAAGTACACCTGATAAAGATAATAAAGAAAGCTCTCCAAAGGTGAAATAA